The nucleotide sequence GCATACCGTTTGCTTCAGCTATGGCGTTTATAGTATTTGTTATGGTATATCTGCCTTGTTTAGCCGCAACAGCGGTATTTTCAAAAGAAGCAGAAAGCAAAAAATACACGTTTTATCTTGTAACCTTTACGTTTTGCACTGCTTGGATGCTCGCATTTATCACGTATAAAGTTATAACTTTTTTGAATATAGCGTGATCTAGTCGCTATTTAAAAGAGATTTATTTTTAAATTTAGCTTGCAGTACGTGAGTCGCACTCTTTGCGACTACGCTACAAAACTGCTTTTATATTTTTTAAATTTATGGGAAAAATTTGAAACTATTTGATCTTATGGCGAAATTTCGGTTTTAATCTGAAGTATGTCATGATAATGCCGCTTAAAGCTATCAAAGCACCAAAAAACGATACTACGCAAAATACAAACTCACCTATATTACCAAAAAATCTCCCCGAATGAAGTGCTAAAATAGTCATACTAACTTTTTTTTGCTCACTAATTTGCATAGCAGCATTTGCTTCTTTGAATTTACCATTAGTTGTTATCTGGGCTGATTTTTTCGAACCTTGACTTTCATACGAAAACGTATAAACACTCTCTTTGATTTGAGTTACGCTTAAGCTTTGATTGTAGTCTTTGAAATGCTCTTTAAATTTACTTAAAACTATGGTAAAATCATCTTTTGAAAAACTATTTTCTATGATATTTGTCTCTTTCTTATGAGCCATTTTTGCTCCACTACTAGGAACGCCAAAAGCTCTATTTGTCAAGCTATTTATCCATTCATACGACCAATAAAGCCCACTTAAACAGATGAAAAGAAAAATAAGCCCGAAAATCACTCCAAAAACAGCGTGAAATTTATAAAAAATAATCTCTTTTTTGGACTTCAAATTTATACTTAAACTCTTAAAAAAAGAGTATTTCAAGCGCGGAAGATAGATATGAAAACCACTTATTGCTAAGATCATAAAACCTATAGTAGTGAGCGCAACTATGTTTTTACCAAGCTTTTGTAAATCAAATTCGCTAAAAAGCAACCACCTATGAAGTTGCCTAACAAAACGGTTAAACTTAGTACCGTAGTCCTGCCCTAGAATTTCTCCCTCGCTAGAGACAAAAAGCGTTAAATTCTCTTTTTCTTTTACTGTTTGTATAGTGTAAAATTTTCTATTTTTCTCATCAAATTTTACCGCAACTATATCTAAATTTGGATTTTTATCTCTAAAGTTTGATAACAAATTCTCAAAATCAAGACTTAGAATTTCGCTTTTCGTCTCTTTTAGCGTGACTTGGTTTATTAAATTTGCGATTTGCTTGTCATAAGAGATAAGAGATAAGAGATAAGAGATAAGAGATAAGAGATAAGAGATCCGCTAATAGCAACCAAAATTAGCGGGATACAGATCATAAATCCTAAAATCAAATGCAGATTAAAAATATATTTTTTCTTTTTAAAAAACAAAAATTTTTCCTTTAAGTAAAACTATCATAAAACCAGAAATTTGGAGCCTTTAAAAGCTCCAAAATTTAAAAATGAGATTAAAAATCCGCTCTTACAGTTAGCCAGAAATTTCTTCCTGGAATCATTCTTTGGTAGTTATTTGTATAACTTTTACCATTATTATAAGCTACATAATCCACAAAATCTTTATCTAGCAAGTTATTTACAACCGCTCCAACAGTAATACCGTTTTTAAATTTATAGTTCGTTCCTAGATCAACTATATGCTTAAGTATGATATTATTTCACTTCTAAATTTCCCATCATTCCTAAATCCTCATGCTCTAGGATATGACAATGAAACATTCTAGTTCCAACAAAATCTTGCTTCATTCTAAGTCTTATCTCTTCATTTGGTCTAACATTGATTGTATCTCTTAATGCTCTAAATTCCGGTTTTGATACAACGTTATTTAGTTTTGAGCTAACAACTTCAAATTGGGTTCCATGTATGTGAAACGGATGATCCATATCTGAGTTATTACTTATCGCCCACTCTTCCACCACTCCAACTTTAGAAATTAAATCAGTCCTATTTAAATCATAGGTCTTTGAATTTATTAAAAACATTGATGCAAGAGCTGTTTTGATCTCATTGTCATCTTGAGAATTCATTATTTGCATCATTTTTGCGTGATTTTCACTCATAATTATTTCTTTAAAGCTTTTAGGCTCTTCTAATATTGGAAATTCTCTTAACTTATCTGGAATAATAATATCTTTACTATCTAAGATAATATCAGCTAAAAATACTGTTTTTGGCTCTTCTTGTATCATCATTTTATCTCTATTATAATATAAACTTTCAAGCTTAAACTTACCGCTTTTACTGCTTTGTATTAATACTTCAACTCTCGAAGCTGGAGTTAAAAATATCTCATCTTTATAAATAGGTTTTTGAATCAGCCCTCCATCAGTTCCTACTAATATAAATTTTGCTCCATGTATTTTTAATCTCAAGTATCTTGCAGAAGTAGCATTATAAATTCTTATACGTTCATTTGTGGCTAAGTGTATTTTAGGTTTATACTGACCATTTATTAAAACAAACTCACCCTCTCTTCCATTTAGCCAATCAATTAAATTATTATTTGGAATTTGGGCATTCTCATCAAGTCTTAAATCGCTTATCATCAAATCTTTTTCTGCTAAATTACTTAAAGCATCTTGCTTAGACTTAACAACAAAAGCTCCGGCCAAACCCATAAAAACCTGTTTTGAAGCAATGTGGTGAGGATGAGGATGATACCAGTATGTTCCAGCACTACCAATAGGTAAATTAAAGCGATATACTCTTTCTTCACCAGCTAAAATATGATCATGTGGATTACCATCTTGTTCTGGAGGTACAAGCAGTCCATGCCAATGAATAGTTGTAGGCTCATTTAGTCTATTTTTAACTAAAATTTCTACACTATCGCCTTCAAAAACCTCAATTTTTGGTGCGGGCATTGTACCGTTATATGTATATACTTTAGTCTTTTTGCCATTAACTATCTCTAATTGATTTTCAGTAATTTGCAAAGTTGCTTTAAATGTATTTTTTGTTTTACTTTCATTTTTAAGCAAAGGCAGAGCTTTTAGAATTTGATTTTGCGGAAAATATTTTTCATCAAGAAGCTTTAAATTATTTGAAGCAAAGTCAATAAAAGATGTATCGATATTTAACATACTATCATTGACGTTCATCATTTCATGGTGCATACCAAAATGATTCATTTTATTTGCATATGCATTGCAAATACTAACTAATCCTAAGGCATTTAGCTTTAAAAATGTTCTTCTATTCATAAGAAACTCCTATTATTAAATTTGCATTGTTTGATATTTTAACTAATAAATTTGTATAAAACTAAAATAAAAAATAATCTTTACCGACTTTCAAAACTCTAACTTTTATGATAGGTCATATCACTTCAAATTTGATTTAAATGATACTATATATCATTTAATAATACATTAAAATTAATCTAGTATAATTTTAAAACAGAAATATTTCAAGGAGCATATATGCAAAAAAGAGGACTTGCCGCAAAAGTATCATTTGGAGTATCCATATTATTTATGATTCTACTTGTGGTCTTAACATATATAAACTATTCAAATTCAAAGGTAAATACAACCGGGCTTCTATCAAGCGAAAGAGCAAAATCTATACAAGCTGGTAGAATATTATTAAATACACAGTTTAAAAAAAGCCACTGTAGGTATTGAGAATTTAGTAAAGCTATTTAGCTCAAATAACTACAATTATCAAGAAGTTGAAAATATACTCAAAAATATCAATAACTCAATGGACTTTGAAGCAATGTATATAGCATATCAAGATAACGGAATGATCGTAGCTTCAGATGGAAATTCTGGACTTCCAACTGCTCAGTACGATCCTAGAAAGCAAAACTGGTATCAAGAAGCAGCAAATTTAAGAAAAACGTTAATTACAGAACCGTATATCGACAACGTAACAAAAAAACAGATAATAACAGCAGCGACTCCTTTTTATAAAGACAACAAACTACTATACGTAGTAGGTGCGGATTTTACAATTGACGTACTACAAAAAGAGTTTAATGAACTAGGGAACGCTGAAGGAGCATATATGCTTTTAATGGATAAAAATGCAAAACTGATAATACATCCAAATAAAGATTTTGTAGGAAAAACATTAAATGCTACAAAAGAAATTCTAAAAAATTATAAAGCTAACAATATAGACCAATACGGTAGGCTTCCTTACACCCACGAAGATGGATCTAAAAAGCTCGGTAGATGCGTTCCATTTGGAATAAATGATTGGATTATTTGTAGCAATGTAGATATAAATTTTTTCAGTAAAAAGACTGATGATATACTTTATAAAAATATTATCATATCTATAACATTTATTATATTAGCAACACTAATAATATATCTTTTAGTAAAAAGATTTTTAAATCCTATACAAATTATCCAAAACGGCCTCAAAGACTTCTTTGACTTCTTAAACCATAAAAATGATAATCCTAAAGCTATAAATTTAAAATCAAACGATGAGTTTGGAGTTATGGCTAAACTTATAAATGAGAATACATCTATTATAAAAGATTCTATGGAACAAGATAATAAAGCAGTAACAGAGTCTTTAGAAAAAGCAAATGAAGTTGAGAATGGAAATTTAAAAGCTAGAATAAATACTATACCATCTTCACCAGGACTTGAGAAGTTAAGACAAGTATTAAATAAGATGATGGATACATTAGAAAGAAAGATAGGATCTGATATAAATGTTATCCAACAAACATTTGATAGCTTTAAAGAGTTAGACTTTACTTCAAGAATACCAAATGCTAAAGGTGAAGTTGAAAAGGTTACTAATCTTTTAGGAGATGAGATAGCTAAGATGTTAAAAGATAATCTAGCTCAAGCTAATAATCTTAAAGAAAAAGCAAATAGTCTAAAAGGTTATGTAGAAAACCTAAATGATAGTGCAAGAAGTCAAGCTAACTCACTTCAAGAAAGTGCAGCTGCAGTTGAAGAGATGAGTAGTTCTATGAGCTCTATAAATGAAAGAGCAGGAGATGTTATAAAACAATCAGAAGATATAAAAAGCATTATAACAATAATCAGAGACATAGCAGATCAAACAAACTTACTAGCATTAAATGCAGCCATAGAAGCAGCTAGAGCTGGAGAGCACGGACGTGGATTTGCAGTTGTTGCAGATGAAGTAAGACAACTAGCTGAAAGAACAGGAAAATCTCTAGCAGAAATTGAAGCAAATGTAAATATCTTATCTCAAGGAATCAATGAGATGAGTCAAAGCATAAATGAGCAAACTGAAGCAATTAATCAGATAAATGAAGCTGTTGCTACTGTAGATGAACAGACTAAACAAAATGTTGCTATAGCTCAAAATAGTAATAAGATAACTAATGAGGTAGAGAGTATAGCAAATGAAGTATTTAATGAGGTTAATAAAAAGAAATTTTGATTAAACTAAGCACTTCATCTCTGTCTGATGTAACGATAGTATAGATAGTAATTTGACGGTTTAACTTATCGATGTGAAGTTGATTTGATACAAATCTTTGATAAGTTTGCCGTCATAATTTTCATACAGTCATATATTTATAAGTTTGCTTATCGATTCAGTTTAGTATTACATAGTTAAATTTAAACTCTAAGTTTTTTTCTACTCTTTTTTTAAATTTATTCTTATTAAAAATTACCTTATATTATTTTAGTAATAAATTTTTATTATTAGTTTATTTGATATAATTTAAACTTAAATATATTATTTATTGGAGAAATACAATGAAAAAAAGTATAGCTACAAAAGTATCTGGTGGAGTATCACTACTCTTTATAGTATTGCTTGCGATTCTAAGTTATATAAATTATTCAGATTCAAAAGCAAACACAACCGAATTATTAGTAAATGAGAGAACAAAGGTCGTTCAATCAGCCGAATCATTACTAAAAACACAATTAGGTGATGATATTAATGCTATATACAATTTATCCAAACTACTTGGCACAAATAACTATAGCAATGACGAGGTAGGAACCATACTAAAAGCCATAGAAACCTCTTCAAACTTTGACTTGATATTTGTCGGTTATGAAAATGACGGTATGATGATACGTTCAAATGGGAATTCTCACTTGCCTACAAATAAATACGATCCTAGAAAACGATCTTGGTATGAAAAAGCTGTTAAAGAAAATAAAACCATTATTTCAGATCCTTATGTCAGTGTCACCACACAAAAGCTAAGCATTACAGTTGCAGCTCCTATATATTCAAATAACAAATTAATAGGCGTTGTCGGTGCAGATACGGCTATAGACGCATTGAGCAAAGAGTTTATAGAAATAGGAAATGCCGAAGGTGCATACGCACTTTTGATAGATAAAAACGCAAAAGTGATTATGAGTCCAACAAGTGAGTACATAGGTAAAACACTAAATTCATCAAAAGAAATTATACAAAAAATTCAAAATAAAGATTTTGATCAATATGGTAGAATAAGTTATACCCACGAAAATGGTTCTAAAAAACTCAGTAAATGTATAGATTCATCTATAAATGACTGGATAATTTGCAGCGCTATCGATGTAGAGTTTTTCAAAAAAAAGACAGACGCTATATTTTATAAGCATATCATACTTTCTATTATATTTGTGATCTTTACATTGATTACTGTTTTACTACTAGCTAAGAGACTATTAAAACCTACAGATAATATAGTATCTGGCCTCAAAGACTTCTTTGACTTCTTAAACCATAAAAATGATAATCCTAAAGCTATAAATTTAAAATCAAACGATGAGTTTGGAGTTATGGCTAGTCTTATTAATTCTAATATAAGCTCTATAAAAGAGTCTTTAGATAAAGATGCTAAAGCAGTAGAAGAAGCATTGATTAGAGCTAGTGAAGTTGAAAAAGGAAATCTAGGAGCTAGAATAATGCATGAGCCAGACTCTCCTGGACTTAAGAAGTTAAAAGATGTATTAAACAGTATGTTAAATACTCTTCAAGGAAAGATAGGATCTGATATAAATGTTATTCAAAAAACATTTGATGATTTTAAGAATCTTGATTTTACTTCTAATATACCAAATGCTAAAGGTGAAGTTGAAAAGGTTACTAATCTTTTAGGTAATGAGATAACTAAGATGTTAAAAGATAATTTAAACCAAGCTAACAATCTTAAAGAAAAAGCAAATAACTTAAAAGAGTATGTAACTACATTAAACGATAGTGCAAGAAGTCAAGCTAACTCACTTCAAGAAAGTGCAGCTGCAGTTGAAGAGATGAGTAGTTCTATGAGCTCTATAAATGAAAGAGCAGGAGAAGTTATAAAACAGTCTGAAGATATTAAGAATATAATTACTATCATACGTGACATAGCAGATCAAACAAACTTACTAGCATTAAATGCAGCCATAGAAGCAGCTAGAGCTGGAGATCACGGTAGAGGATTTGCAGTTGTTGCAGATGAAGTAAGACAACTAGCTGAGAGAACTCAAAAGTCTTTAGGAGAGATCGAAGCTAATGTAAATATACTAAGCCAAAGCATAAATGAGATGAGCCAAAGTATAAGCGAACAAACTGAAGCAATTAATCAGATAAATGAAGCTGTTGCTAATGTAGATGAACAGACTAAACAAAACCTTGCTATAGCTAGTAATACAGATAGAGTTACTTTAGAAGTAGAAACTATAGCTAATGAAGTAGTTAGTGAGGTTAAGAGGAAGAAGTTTTAGAAAGTAAGTACCTTTGGTGCTTGTTTTAAATTTGTACTAAAAAATATGTTGGATTTTAAAAATCTATGCAATAACAGAAAAGCTAAATTTGGCTTTTCTGTTTTATAAAATTACGTCCTGGCTACCAACGACAATATGCATAAATACCCTACTCGCGGGAACTTACGCATCAGCAATCTTGGTAGCTATGGCGTATTTGTATGGTATATCTGCCTTACTTGAGCGCTCGTATTTATCTCGTATAGGGTTATATTGCTTTTGGAACTATGATAAGCGATATTGAACTTGCTCTATAAATTTAGCCAAAATAAAAGCAGAAGTGATGCAAAATAGTATAGCTATAAATATATAAAACAAATTTGATTGTATATCTTTAGGCAGCATAAACACAAGATAAGTATCAAAGTATGAAGCGAATAAACCTCCAAGCTATGACTGATAACTGAAGAAAGATTGAAATTTAGCAAATTTGTACCATTTTGATTCTATAAGATATGAATCGGTATAAATAAATTTAAATAATAAAATGGTGTCCCCAGCGAGATTCGAACTCACGGCCTCAGAATTAGGAATTCTGCGCTCTATCCTGCTGAGCTATGAGGACAAAAGTAAAACTGT is from Campylobacter fetus subsp. testudinum 03-427 and encodes:
- the cueO gene encoding copper oxidase (bifunctional~Pfam matches to PF07732.11 Cu-oxidase_3, and to PF07731.10 Cu-oxidase_2, and to PF00394.18 Cu-oxidase), producing the protein MNRRTFLKLNALGLVSICNAYANKMNHFGMHHEMMNVNDSMLNIDTSFIDFASNNLKLLDEKYFPQNQILKALPLLKNESKTKNTFKATLQITENQLEIVNGKKTKVYTYNGTMPAPKIEVFEGDSVEILVKNRLNEPTTIHWHGLLVPPEQDGNPHDHILAGEERVYRFNLPIGSAGTYWYHPHPHHIASKQVFMGLAGAFVVKSKQDALSNLAEKDLMISDLRLDENAQIPNNNLIDWLNGREGEFVLINGQYKPKIHLATNERIRIYNATSARYLRLKIHGAKFILVGTDGGLIQKPIYKDEIFLTPASRVEVLIQSSKSGKFKLESLYYNRDKMMIQEEPKTVFLADIILDSKDIIIPDKLREFPILEEPKSFKEIIMSENHAKMMQIMNSQDDNEIKTALASMFLINSKTYDLNRTDLISKVGVVEEWAISNNSDMDHPFHIHGTQFEVVSSKLNNVVSKPEFRALRDTINVRPNEEIRLRMKQDFVGTRMFHCHILEHEDLGMMGNLEVK
- a CDS encoding Cache sensor-containing MCP-domain signal transduction protein (Pfam matches to PF00015.17 MCPsignal, and to PF02743.14 Cache_1), which encodes MKKSIATKVSGGVSLLFIVLLAILSYINYSDSKANTTELLVNERTKVVQSAESLLKTQLGDDINAIYNLSKLLGTNNYSNDEVGTILKAIETSSNFDLIFVGYENDGMMIRSNGNSHLPTNKYDPRKRSWYEKAVKENKTIISDPYVSVTTQKLSITVAAPIYSNNKLIGVVGADTAIDALSKEFIEIGNAEGAYALLIDKNAKVIMSPTSEYIGKTLNSSKEIIQKIQNKDFDQYGRISYTHENGSKKLSKCIDSSINDWIICSAIDVEFFKKKTDAIFYKHIILSIIFVIFTLITVLLLAKRLLKPTDNIVSGLKDFFDFLNHKNDNPKAINLKSNDEFGVMASLINSNISSIKESLDKDAKAVEEALIRASEVEKGNLGARIMHEPDSPGLKKLKDVLNSMLNTLQGKIGSDINVIQKTFDDFKNLDFTSNIPNAKGEVEKVTNLLGNEITKMLKDNLNQANNLKEKANNLKEYVTTLNDSARSQANSLQESAAAVEEMSSSMSSINERAGEVIKQSEDIKNIITIIRDIADQTNLLALNAAIEAARAGDHGRGFAVVADEVRQLAERTQKSLGEIEANVNILSQSINEMSQSISEQTEAINQINEAVANVDEQTKQNLAIASNTDRVTLEVETIANEVVSEVKRKKF